A window from Sphingobacteriia bacterium encodes these proteins:
- the mnmE gene encoding tRNA uridine-5-carboxymethylaminomethyl(34) synthesis GTPase MnmE → MSEYNSTIYALATTYSKSGVAILRISGSHALKTLSLFNISKTLKPRYVNYLKLQHPKEMYIIDNAVVIYFEGPNSFTGEDVIELQVHGSKAVINTIINILNEQNFLRLAEPGEFAKRAFLNGKMDLTQAEGLADLIDAETEMQLKQAVKQVNGALAVKYEEWRKTILQILALTEAFIDFPEEDIPEDIINDAENLCTNLKAEINNHLSDNNIGEKIRDGIKVAIVGEPNVGKSSLINALAKREIAIVSDIPGTTRDAIEVHLNIQGYQFILTDTAGIRESSDIIEQIGIDITKRKYEEADLVIEIYDCNNYQKPISISDDKPKVKVINKIDLDSSFKQNDFLTISAKNNINIDQIIKELEKFASQFEITEESAIISRARYREHLTNALNFLEYFTLHKPIELAGEDLRLAASEIGKITGRISVDEILDIIFSSFCIGK, encoded by the coding sequence ATGAGCGAATACAATTCAACTATTTATGCTTTAGCTACAACGTATAGTAAATCTGGAGTAGCAATTTTACGCATCTCTGGATCACATGCGTTAAAAACTTTAAGCTTGTTTAATATTAGTAAAACACTAAAACCGCGATATGTAAACTATCTTAAATTACAACATCCAAAAGAAATGTATATTATCGATAATGCGGTTGTAATTTATTTTGAAGGACCTAATAGTTTCACAGGCGAAGATGTAATTGAACTACAGGTTCATGGAAGTAAAGCAGTAATAAACACAATTATAAATATTCTAAATGAGCAAAACTTTTTACGATTAGCAGAACCTGGTGAATTTGCTAAACGTGCATTTTTGAATGGTAAAATGGATTTAACTCAAGCAGAGGGTTTAGCAGATTTAATTGATGCAGAAACTGAAATGCAGTTAAAACAAGCGGTTAAGCAAGTTAATGGTGCGCTTGCTGTAAAATATGAGGAATGGCGTAAAACTATTCTTCAAATACTCGCTTTAACCGAAGCTTTTATCGATTTCCCAGAAGAAGATATTCCTGAAGATATAATTAATGACGCTGAAAATTTATGCACAAATTTAAAAGCTGAGATTAACAACCATTTAAGTGACAATAATATAGGTGAAAAAATCCGCGACGGAATAAAGGTTGCAATTGTTGGAGAACCGAATGTTGGAAAATCAAGTTTAATTAATGCTCTAGCTAAAAGAGAAATAGCAATAGTTTCAGATATTCCAGGAACTACAAGAGATGCTATAGAAGTTCATTTAAATATCCAAGGGTATCAATTTATTTTAACTGATACGGCAGGAATTCGTGAAAGTTCAGACATTATTGAACAAATAGGAATTGATATTACAAAAAGAAAATATGAAGAAGCTGATCTTGTAATAGAAATATATGATTGTAATAATTATCAAAAACCAATTTCTATTTCCGATGATAAACCTAAAGTAAAAGTAATTAATAAAATTGATTTAGACTCTAGTTTTAAGCAAAATGATTTTCTTACCATTTCCGCAAAAAATAATATTAATATTGATCAAATAATAAAAGAGTTAGAAAAATTTGCCTCTCAGTTTGAAATAACCGAAGAAAGCGCCATTATCTCTCGTGCACGATATCGTGAACATTTAACTAACGCCCTTAATTTCCTTGAATATTTTACATTACACAAGCCTATTGAACTTGCAGGGGAAGATTTGAGATTAGCTGCAAGTGAAATTGGAAAAATTACAGGACGAATCTCAGTTGATGAAATTTTAGATATAATTTTCAGTAGCTTTTGTATAGGTAAATAA
- a CDS encoding NAD-glutamate dehydrogenase: MAVYRDNSELIENVIKTKESSLNELQKKFIKYFYDHIPYEDLLDHDPEHYLHLALNAYNFFQKKDQTSRIRCYNPTIIDNGFTSINTVLEVHHDDIPFLVDSVSGALIREGYRISQLIHPVINVKRKTNGEIEELYHESDTTKSSTAESFMQIHFYGVIEENNHSEIINYISNILSNVSLAVSDWHNMLEKAETLKQQFDNNSESVEFINWIKHHSFTFLAYLETENGKIENKLGIAKNEDKTLLEEIIQQNEIVLNLGHEVVITKIHHISPVHKNINLNLISIIPNGSKKVFNFIGLFTSAVYYQSATLIPIVRQKIDAVLKKTGFQKASHNYKELVAIIEAFPRDELLQIDEHALFETALSILALHERPKVKLYIQPSLTNNFLSCIIFIPRERFSDKLCAQIQELLASYFGGKIDRDYLFLNESRLARYHLILTAIPSAIEALEEGELEEKIIALTSFWDDDSHKELINKLGLEEGEKYYSLYQSAFPYSYQEVFGVSRLAYDIKTFEETIKDNQLKFELHQNKNTFIFDLKIYSPDKQLPLSSLMPILDNIGFHTVDSFTFPITRKDHLDTLWLHYFRVSAEHIDLEDFKHYKHNIENILALIWEGRIKSDKFNALVLTAKLSPREILLLKSIAKYVKQAGVVYPLNYVATIFTSHSKIVSKIIKLFHYKFSPEENDLKEFEATLQEINQLLTTVSGAAEDKMLRNCIYVIQAMLRTNYYQKDSNDEYKDYISFKVKSANVPTLPLPRPFAEISVYSTRIEGIHLRGGEVARGGLRLSDRHEDFRTEVLGLMKTQMAKNSIIVPVGSKGGFIVKRQKIGASKEQQVQEAIECYKTFLSGMLDITDNILDGKIIPPKDVVRHDNDDPYLVVAADKGTATFSDIANSISAEYNFWLGDAFASGGSQGYDHKKMGITARGGWVCVIRHFQEMGIDVFKQEFTVTGIGDMSGDVFGNFMLLSDNIKLIGAFNHMHIFVDPNPDSKKSYNERKRLFTTPGTTWADYNADLISKGGRIFERKAKELKLTPEIQEALNITEDVISPDNLIKAILTAPVDLLWNGGIGTYVKAKEEHPEHVGDKANDSVRVNGEELKCKIVGEGGNLGFTQRGRIEYALNGGRINTDAIDNSAGVDCSDHEVNIKIAFNLLMRSGKVSEQQRNTMLESMTDEVSKLVLADNRAQSLAVSIEQSQAPNLVNEHGILINLLEKEGLLDRAIEFLPSHQEIELRGANKIGLTRPEISILLSYSKISFYNKILKSKLPDDNYFDSYLLDYFPIQMKEKFKSDLVNHPLRREIISTVIINTIINRVGVSFTHITLEEAGCEPKQFAEAFVASCQIFGIDELWSEVENLPFNHNLLLQKNTMFKTMQKLMQNSILWLIKNIPKNYSIDDMVRDYSVAFNEFKKSFIEGHNTYIFELYKSELQKFLDLGIDKELATKIAEVEILAISFNIVKFAKLSGLNLAEATQIYFNIDEAIEFVWLKETVLTLSTTSYWQRTALKNLIEELDNLQVAMCISVNQQQQKFSDLDKFNNWLMSNEISIQRYHEFISQIKREHKLEELAVFAVALNRIKYLFDIKCVN; this comes from the coding sequence ATGGCAGTTTATAGAGATAATTCTGAACTTATTGAAAATGTAATAAAAACTAAAGAATCCTCTCTTAATGAGCTACAGAAAAAATTTATTAAATATTTTTATGATCACATCCCTTACGAGGATTTACTTGATCATGACCCAGAACATTATTTGCATTTAGCACTTAATGCCTATAATTTTTTCCAAAAAAAAGATCAAACTAGTAGAATCAGATGCTATAACCCAACAATAATTGATAATGGCTTTACAAGTATAAATACTGTTCTTGAAGTTCATCATGATGATATACCGTTTCTTGTAGACTCCGTTTCCGGCGCACTTATTCGTGAAGGATATAGAATTAGTCAATTAATTCACCCTGTAATAAATGTTAAACGTAAAACTAATGGTGAAATTGAAGAATTATACCATGAATCAGATACTACAAAAAGCTCTACAGCTGAGTCTTTCATGCAAATTCATTTTTATGGCGTTATTGAAGAAAATAACCATAGTGAAATTATAAACTATATATCAAATATTTTATCAAATGTAAGTCTTGCTGTAAGTGATTGGCATAACATGCTTGAAAAAGCAGAAACTTTAAAACAACAATTTGATAATAATAGTGAAAGCGTTGAATTTATTAATTGGATTAAACATCATAGCTTTACCTTTTTAGCGTATTTAGAAACAGAAAATGGTAAAATTGAAAATAAGCTAGGTATTGCTAAAAATGAAGATAAAACTCTTCTTGAAGAAATAATTCAGCAAAATGAAATTGTGCTAAACTTAGGCCATGAAGTAGTGATAACCAAAATTCATCATATTTCTCCTGTACACAAAAATATTAACTTAAACTTGATTTCAATAATTCCAAACGGCAGTAAAAAAGTTTTTAACTTCATAGGCTTATTTACTTCCGCTGTATATTATCAAAGCGCTACTCTTATCCCGATTGTAAGACAAAAAATTGATGCAGTGCTTAAAAAAACAGGTTTTCAAAAAGCTAGCCATAATTATAAAGAATTAGTAGCAATAATTGAAGCTTTTCCAAGAGATGAATTATTACAAATTGATGAACATGCTTTATTTGAAACAGCTTTAAGTATCCTTGCTTTGCATGAGCGACCAAAAGTAAAATTATATATTCAACCAAGCTTAACTAATAACTTCTTAAGTTGCATAATTTTCATTCCACGCGAAAGATTTAGTGATAAATTATGCGCGCAAATTCAAGAATTATTAGCAAGCTACTTCGGCGGTAAAATTGACAGAGATTATTTATTCTTAAATGAATCAAGACTTGCAAGATACCACTTGATTTTAACTGCTATTCCTTCAGCAATAGAAGCACTTGAAGAAGGAGAATTAGAAGAAAAAATAATTGCGTTAACAAGTTTTTGGGATGACGATAGTCATAAAGAATTAATTAATAAACTTGGGCTTGAGGAAGGTGAAAAATATTATTCATTATATCAATCAGCTTTTCCTTATTCTTACCAAGAAGTTTTTGGTGTGTCGAGACTTGCTTATGATATCAAAACTTTTGAAGAAACTATAAAGGATAATCAATTAAAATTTGAACTTCATCAAAATAAAAATACCTTTATTTTTGATTTAAAAATTTATAGCCCTGATAAGCAATTACCATTATCAAGCTTAATGCCTATTTTAGATAATATTGGTTTTCATACAGTAGATAGCTTTACGTTTCCAATTACTCGTAAAGATCATTTAGATACATTATGGTTACATTATTTTAGAGTAAGTGCTGAACATATTGATTTGGAAGATTTTAAACATTATAAGCATAATATTGAGAATATATTAGCCTTAATTTGGGAAGGCAGAATTAAAAGTGATAAATTCAATGCTCTAGTTTTAACTGCCAAACTTTCACCTAGAGAAATTTTGCTTTTAAAATCAATTGCAAAATATGTTAAGCAAGCAGGGGTAGTTTATCCTTTAAATTATGTTGCTACAATTTTTACCTCTCATAGTAAAATAGTTTCTAAAATCATTAAATTATTTCATTATAAATTTTCTCCTGAAGAAAATGACCTTAAAGAATTTGAAGCTACTTTACAGGAAATAAATCAGCTTTTAACTACAGTTAGCGGCGCTGCTGAAGATAAAATGCTAAGAAATTGCATATATGTTATTCAAGCTATGCTTAGAACAAATTATTATCAAAAAGATAGTAATGATGAATATAAAGATTATATTTCATTTAAAGTTAAATCGGCTAATGTACCAACACTACCTCTACCGCGACCATTTGCAGAAATATCAGTGTACTCTACACGTATTGAAGGTATTCACTTAAGAGGTGGAGAAGTTGCAAGAGGTGGTTTGAGGCTTTCAGATAGACATGAGGATTTTAGAACTGAAGTACTGGGCCTTATGAAAACTCAAATGGCTAAAAACTCAATTATTGTGCCAGTAGGTTCTAAAGGTGGATTCATTGTTAAAAGACAAAAAATAGGTGCAAGTAAAGAACAGCAAGTTCAAGAAGCTATAGAATGCTATAAAACTTTTTTAAGTGGTATGCTTGATATTACCGATAATATTTTAGATGGGAAAATAATCCCTCCTAAAGATGTAGTAAGGCATGACAATGATGATCCATATTTAGTAGTTGCAGCTGACAAAGGAACTGCAACATTTTCTGATATCGCAAATTCAATTTCTGCCGAATATAATTTCTGGTTAGGAGATGCTTTTGCATCAGGTGGTTCCCAAGGTTACGATCATAAAAAAATGGGTATTACAGCACGTGGCGGATGGGTTTGTGTTATCCGTCATTTCCAAGAAATGGGTATAGATGTATTTAAGCAGGAATTTACCGTAACAGGTATTGGAGATATGTCAGGGGACGTTTTTGGTAACTTTATGCTGTTATCAGATAATATAAAACTCATCGGTGCATTTAATCATATGCATATATTTGTTGACCCTAACCCTGATTCTAAGAAAAGCTATAATGAAAGAAAACGCTTATTTACAACCCCAGGTACTACTTGGGCAGATTATAATGCTGATCTTATATCAAAAGGTGGAAGAATTTTTGAACGTAAAGCAAAAGAATTAAAGTTAACGCCTGAAATACAAGAAGCTCTTAATATTACAGAAGATGTCATTTCACCAGATAATTTAATTAAAGCCATTTTAACTGCACCAGTAGATTTATTGTGGAACGGTGGTATTGGTACTTACGTAAAAGCTAAAGAAGAACATCCTGAGCATGTGGGTGATAAAGCAAACGACAGTGTAAGGGTTAATGGTGAAGAATTAAAATGCAAAATTGTCGGCGAAGGCGGCAATTTAGGGTTTACACAGCGCGGTCGTATTGAATATGCATTAAATGGCGGTAGAATAAATACTGACGCTATTGATAATTCAGCAGGTGTTGATTGTTCTGATCATGAAGTAAATATTAAAATAGCCTTTAATTTACTTATGCGTTCAGGTAAAGTTTCAGAACAACAAAGAAATACAATGCTTGAAAGCATGACTGATGAAGTAAGTAAATTAGTACTTGCCGATAACCGAGCGCAAAGTTTAGCGGTTTCAATTGAACAAAGCCAAGCACCTAATTTAGTCAATGAGCATGGAATATTAATTAACTTACTTGAAAAAGAAGGTTTATTAGATAGAGCAATTGAATTTTTACCAAGCCACCAAGAAATTGAACTTAGAGGCGCAAATAAAATAGGCTTAACAAGGCCAGAAATTTCTATACTTCTTTCATATAGTAAAATTTCTTTTTATAACAAAATTTTAAAATCAAAGTTACCGGATGATAATTATTTTGATTCATATTTACTTGATTATTTCCCTATTCAAATGAAGGAGAAATTTAAAAGTGATTTAGTAAATCATCCATTAAGAAGAGAAATTATTTCAACAGTTATTATTAATACAATTATCAATAGAGTTGGAGTAAGTTTTACTCATATTACTCTTGAGGAAGCTGGATGTGAACCAAAGCAATTTGCAGAAGCTTTTGTTGCAAGTTGCCAAATATTCGGTATTGATGAATTATGGAGTGAGGTTGAAAACTTACCATTTAATCATAATTTATTGCTACAAAAAAATACCATGTTTAAAACCATGCAAAAATTAATGCAAAATTCAATTTTATGGTTAATTAAAAACATACCTAAAAATTATTCTATTGATGATATGGTAAGAGATTATTCTGTAGCATTTAATGAATTTAAGAAGAGCTTTATTGAAGGGCATAACACATATATTTTTGAATTATATAAATCAGAATTACAAAAATTCTTAGATTTAGGTATTGATAAAGAATTAGCAACAAAAATTGCAGAAGTAGAGATTCTTGCTATCAGCTTTAACATTGTTAAATTTGCTAAACTTAGCGGCTTAAATTTAGCAGAAGCTACTCAAATTTACTTTAATATTGATGAAGCAATTGAATTTGTATGGTTAAAAGAAACCGTACTTACTCTTTCAACTACTTCTTATTGGCAACGTACAGCCCTTAAAAATTTGATTGAAGAGCTTGATAATTTACAAGTGGCGATGTGTATTAGTGTTAATCAGCAACAGCAAAAATTTAGTGATTTAGATAAATTTAATAATTGGCTCATGAGTAATGAAATTAGCATTCAACGTTACCATGAATTTATTAGCCAAATTAAACGCGAACATAAATTAGAAGAATTAGCGGTATTTGCTGTAGCTTTAAATAGAATTAAATATTTATTTGATATTAAATGTGTTAATTAG
- the rpmG gene encoding 50S ribosomal protein L33: MAKKATILIRLVSTANTGYFYVKKKNPRKLTKKLSFMKYDPVVRKRVQFKEEKI, from the coding sequence ATGGCAAAAAAAGCAACTATATTGATTAGGCTGGTTAGCACTGCCAACACAGGCTATTTTTATGTTAAAAAGAAAAACCCAAGAAAGCTTACAAAGAAACTTTCTTTCATGAAATACGACCCTGTAGTTCGTAAGAGAGTTCAATTTAAAGAAGAAAAAATATAA
- the mlaD gene encoding outer membrane lipid asymmetry maintenance protein MlaD — translation MNKSNFETLVGFLIIFFALFFLYFAYNKAEKVSSEESYTIIAKFDHIDGINTGSEIKIGGIKVGEVIDKQLDPNTYQAIVHFNIRKSVKIPSDSSAAITSDGLLGEKYVSIAPGAEDTMIKENGELKYTQSAVSLESLIGKMIFSKEDKKEEKGNTSEAKEEVK, via the coding sequence ATGAACAAATCAAATTTTGAAACACTAGTAGGATTTTTAATAATATTCTTCGCACTTTTTTTCCTTTATTTTGCATATAATAAAGCTGAGAAAGTTTCTTCTGAAGAATCATATACTATAATTGCAAAATTTGACCATATAGATGGTATTAATACCGGAAGCGAAATTAAAATTGGTGGTATTAAAGTTGGGGAAGTTATTGATAAACAATTAGATCCTAATACTTATCAAGCGATTGTTCATTTTAATATTAGAAAAAGTGTAAAAATTCCATCTGATAGTAGCGCTGCTATTACAAGTGACGGATTACTTGGAGAAAAATACGTTTCTATTGCTCCTGGCGCTGAAGATACTATGATTAAAGAAAATGGTGAACTTAAATATACTCAGTCAGCTGTAAGCTTAGAATCTTTAATTGGTAAAATGATTTTCTCAAAAGAAGATAAGAAAGAAGAGAAAGGTAATACTTCAGAAGCTAAAGAAGAAGTAAAATAG
- a CDS encoding NADH:ubiquinone oxidoreductase subunit NDUFA12, whose protein sequence is MSISTKLSLLLFYKKVGEDQFGNKYYISKSKNNDNRHKRAIWYKGLNEPSKVPPLWHAWLHYTSDELPKHNDKYHWQSDYLPNLTGTNEAYLPKGHLHAGGKRSKATGDYSSWQPE, encoded by the coding sequence ATGTCCATAAGTACCAAATTATCTTTATTGTTATTTTATAAAAAAGTTGGTGAAGACCAATTTGGGAATAAGTATTATATTTCAAAATCTAAAAATAATGACAACCGCCATAAAAGAGCTATTTGGTATAAAGGCTTAAATGAGCCATCAAAAGTTCCTCCTCTATGGCATGCTTGGTTACATTATACAAGTGATGAACTTCCAAAACATAATGATAAATATCATTGGCAGAGTGATTATCTTCCTAATTTAACCGGCACAAATGAAGCTTACCTTCCAAAAGGGCATCTACATGCTGGAGGTAAGAGAAGCAAAGCAACCGGTGATTATTCATCTTGGCAACCTGAATGA
- a CDS encoding DUF2155 domain-containing protein, which translates to MIKLFLLILLTAISHSSFAEEKKELDNLLVEELKESPSLKRDAIISTPLEKASKEGDKTLIVNPNDTKDELGELLDEENKPKDQITYKKAENVEITILDKVSTKTTNVELKLLNKSNFKNYEIIAYNCYMPSRKFENHMLLVGIWEYKNSTTPEKIFLGWLFSEDKHLNHIQHRFIDIINFKCK; encoded by the coding sequence ATGATAAAATTATTCTTATTAATTTTGCTTACTGCCATTTCTCATTCTAGTTTTGCTGAAGAAAAAAAAGAATTAGATAATCTCCTTGTTGAAGAACTAAAAGAATCACCTTCGTTAAAACGAGATGCAATTATTTCTACACCATTAGAAAAAGCTTCTAAAGAAGGTGATAAGACTCTTATAGTTAACCCTAATGATACAAAAGATGAACTAGGCGAGCTTTTAGATGAGGAAAACAAACCTAAAGATCAAATCACTTATAAAAAAGCAGAAAACGTTGAAATAACTATTTTAGATAAGGTTTCAACTAAAACTACCAATGTAGAATTAAAGCTTTTAAATAAGAGTAATTTTAAAAATTATGAAATTATTGCATATAATTGCTATATGCCATCAAGAAAATTTGAAAATCATATGCTTCTGGTGGGAATTTGGGAATATAAAAATTCTACTACTCCTGAGAAAATATTTTTAGGCTGGTTATTTTCCGAAGATAAACATTTAAATCATATTCAACATCGCTTTATTGACATAATTAACTTTAAATGTAAGTAA